Below is a genomic region from Oryzias melastigma strain HK-1 linkage group LG7, ASM292280v2, whole genome shotgun sequence.
tttttgagcCTGAAGTGCGTCAGTCACATAAATATCATTATAttcagaaacagaaataaaaagtcacagttgCAAATTCTTAGTTTGTTTATCAGATCTTCTTCCGGGAAATTTGTGGAGAgaaacagcaacattttcaaCTCCTCCAATCAGGATCAAGCAGATTTCTGCACGCGCTCAGTCAGGCTTACTGAAAAATAGAGGAGCcttgttgtttttaactgcTGAAAGTTCAAGCTTTAAGTCgttgcagttgtttttgtttttctgcgtTCTTAGAGGCTGAACTAatttttatcaagaaaatgtcagtttgtttgtgtatttcatGCGAATACATTACAACACTCTTCAACTGTATCCTGGATAGGAAACATTCTTGTTGCACAACATGTCATAGATtcagtacatatatatatatatatatatatatatatataaacattgaTATAATTGCTTCATCTCATCTTTTTGAAGACTTCTAAACATTTCTGAGCAAAAGATGTAAAAGTTGTGATGTAAAATAGGAAGTTCTAAGTCATTTGTGTCAGATGTGGCTTATTATCGGGTATTTGTCTTTCTTATGAATTTCTCCATGGTTACAGGCcgcttttaatttgaagtgaAGCTGTGTGTATTCTGTGTATTCTGTATGTTATTTTAGATCCACTAATGATGTATTTCAGTGTTAACTAGGGATGTAAAGGATACATGTAGATAGGTATTGAAAAATCGATCACCTGACATGGATGGAGCAGGTATCCAGCCAGTCGCTAATGTTCTCGAAGCAGGAGATGCTAGGAGCTCGCCGCTTGTGCCTACACTTTGTGTACTGACTTACTTACGTCTCTGATTTTCCTTTTATGGTCACAAAGCAATAATAAAGGATCTTTTCCCTTTGCAGAAAGACAACTGATAGCACCAGCAGTGAAACggtctggaaaataaaaatccaccCAAACGACTTCTGATTGACCCCCGCATCTTAGACGAAACaaccaaaatcaaaattgaACAGTAGTTATCTGTTAGCTGCGTTTTGGATTTAATGCGCTAAATGttcgtttttcatttttgattttaagttgaaaaatgaatgaacgaatgaaaCACGGATTGAGTTTCTTTGTTaaaagtagagctgccacaattagtcgactaatcgactattaaaatagtcgacgactaatttaatagttagtcattactttatattttatatcatatggagtcaaagtgtattaaagttgaaagttataatggcaatacgctatctttttttattattttggcatttatttaagtttttaaagctaatttggagtttaactaatatttcagctacattccagctattttggctaattaagggtgtttttttccagttttttaggctaatctgggttttaactaatattttagctggatattagcttctgtgttttgaGCTGTCAACCtttgcattttttagctatcaacttcattgtttttagctatcaatttcagcatttttagcatcttcagtggccaaattcagcttacagcatttacactagcattgtTCTAgttaatgctttatatctagtttttagttagtttaaagctaacgatggttaaggtctgtgctttacatccagtttgcgcctgacaaataaaattggtgattagtcaactattgaaataatcgtttgtggcagcactagttaaAAGGTATTTTCatgtaaagttttacattttagatgAGGAATAAATATGGTCACAAAAGTTAGATGAATTACGTATCGATTCATGGACCGTCTATAGAGATGTGATTGAAACCGCGTGAGAGGGAAACGCGCAGCTCCAGTGTTAGCAGCTGGTTTGTTTGGACGTGCTGATATGTTAATGCATGTGTGATGAATGTTAACATGCGAGTGTTAATGTCGCCGCCTCATTGCTCCTGCAGGTATTTCGTCAAAGTGTCCTGGGGGTGGACGCTGCTGCTCCTGACCCccttcctgctcctctccaaCTCCCCCGTCAGCAGAAGCGTTTCCTTCCTGGCCCGGCGGCTGCTCTCGCTGGCGGTGGCGACGGCCGTGTGGTACGTCTGCACCGAGACCTTCTTCTACATCGAGGACGCGACCGGCTCGTGTTTTGACACCGCCGCCTCCGTCCCGGTGAAGGACTTCACCTCCAAGGCCAGCTGCAGGCGGGCGGGCTTCCACTGGGACGGCTACGACATTTCCGGACACTCTTTTATCCTGGCGTACTCCACGCTCCTCATCGTGGAGGAGACGGCCCCCATGGCCCTGGTGAGGACAGCTCGTCTGTCTACACTCCCCAGGATGGTCCTGGCTCTGCTGTATGTGGCCTTGAACCTGATCGTGGTCATATGGGTGTGGATGTTCGCGTGCACCTCCGTTTACTTCCACGATCTCTCACACAAGTTGCTAGGGACCGTCTGCGGGCTGCTGGGGTGGTTTCTGACTTACCGGGTTTGGTATTTGACGCCGTGCTCGCCGGGTCTGCCCCCCCAGCTGCAGTCAAAGGAACAGAAGCAGCACGCCTGAGGCCGAATCCGCACTGACCTCCACGGACGGCTGCAGTCCAAACAACAACACTAACCATGACGCACGGGGGTCCAGCGCCAGCCGGGATGCTTGAAGCTATTTTAGGTTTCCTCTCCTCACTCGGAGCTGTTATTGTTCACGAGGGACCAGCAGCTGTCTGCATTCACCCCGCCGACTGTGTAACTCCAGAGAAAAGCCGCTCCGCCAAGACCAACCGCCTAAAAAAGCTAGGACAGTCCTCACTCACCTTTCATATAttaagagtaaataaaaaacaagatctggataaaagaacaaaaaaaaacctaacaatTAGAGTTTTTATTGTTAGTCATAGCTAATATAACACGCTAGCATCAGTTTAGTCAGTTATATCAAGCTAGTAGCATTAAAACgatgttttaaccctttaatacttGAGGCGTTGCCGGTGACGTTTCaactcaaaatctttaacgtactgtaacttttcaatcgttacAATTGAAGGAGAGAAGCCGCAGATGCTAGGAGCTTGCTGCTTTTGCGGTATCCCGGACAAGACCCTGGTTTACCTATCAGGTGCTCCGATAACACGACAATTCCAACACGAtaatgattgtgttaacggtttaaaatttacagtaaatgaaagaatataaacactggagctccggtgttaaagggttaacttgaTTTGCCTTACTTGTCACATTctagggtttttctttttac
It encodes:
- the fitm2 gene encoding fat storage-inducing transmembrane protein 2, whose translation is MAALGVIVDRLVSVWVKPEVRRNVPWMFLLISLVGSVLKELELVPQTYFSSSKNVFNVYFVKVSWGWTLLLLTPFLLLSNSPVSRSVSFLARRLLSLAVATAVWYVCTETFFYIEDATGSCFDTAASVPVKDFTSKASCRRAGFHWDGYDISGHSFILAYSTLLIVEETAPMALVRTARLSTLPRMVLALLYVALNLIVVIWVWMFACTSVYFHDLSHKLLGTVCGLLGWFLTYRVWYLTPCSPGLPPQLQSKEQKQHA